The sequence AAAGGAAAACCAATGACCCTAACCTTATTAAAATCGAATACCATAACCTGTACACACATTTTGTTTTGACAATAATTACCAGGACACATTAGTAAAAGGTGGAAAGAATAAGGTAATAAGGTTTGTGTGTGCGTTGATCCCTGTTACTACTAAGGTTTATCGGACAGATACTAAGGTTCAGGAAAAAAATGTGTTGAAGGCAGGGAATGTACGACAGCACGACAAAACGTGGACACGACACTGCGACAATACGAAGGAATAAGGTGCCGGAGCATCTAGTCCATACCATCCATACAATTATCGCACACCAGGAAGACAAAACGACAACCCAATAACACGACTAATGCCGGTTGCCGGAATCCTGGTTCTCCTCATTTCAGAACCAATCCGACCCTCAAATTCTCGCCATCCCCAGAAACACTGCATGCAAAACCACAACCAGGGTCAGAAAAGCTTTCCGGGCTGCAACCGATGAGATTCCGGGGAAATGATAGCCAATACGAGAGTCTTTACAGGCTGCAGCACAATCACCGCAGAGTGTGCAGGTCAATCCTGGCCTGCGCTTCCTGATACTGATTTTTGTCAAAGCCCCATACCTGCATGCCCTCATACAGGAAAAACAATCGATACAGCCATTTCCGATTCGTATTCTGAAAGGGTTGATTTTCCCGACCAGGTTGTTGATAAGACCTGTCGGGCAATAGGTTGTACAGTGTACCATAATCCCCTTTTTCCTGGAAATACGTATCATTACCGCAACTCCGCATAGTCCGAAAGCTGCACCACAAATCACGGCAAATGACGTACTGAATCCGCTGAATCTTAAAAACAGTGTGACTATAACCAGAGCCGCAAACAGAGAAATTCTTATATGGTTGTAGTACCCGGGGAGCTCTGCGGGTTTTCTCCTGCTTCTTGATGCCAGAAAGTCCCAGTTTCCTATGTAACAAATCCAGGAGCACCATACAGGCCCCACAAGGATAAGTGTTGACAAAAGAAGAAGAGACATAAAAAAACCCTCCCCCCGATACAGCGGGCCGGCCACTATCAATGCAGGTACCGGCAAGTGAAGAGACCCGGTCATAAGAAACTTTTCAAAGCCGGAAATCCCGAGGGCTGCCTGAAGGAAAAAAACAACTGAAAAAGCAGTCCATATTCTACCTCGGATCTTACCAGGTTTATCACTTATGATTATTTTCTCAACCAGCCATGCCGAGTAAAGTGATAAAAAGAAAATTTCAATCCATCCGCCTCCTTTTATAAACCTCTCGGCCATAAGCGGAACCGGGTCATGCATGAGAGCCTGAGGAAATGAGCAGATAAGAAATGTCAGGAAAAAGGCAACAGTACTTGTCACAGTATTTTCCGCTGAGCCATCATAGTGTGCCCGCACTTCTCTTACCCGGAGAAATAACCATGCTAAAACACTCAGTACACAAACCATTGACATCATGACAGCGGTTCTTCCCCACGGTTCACCCATTGAGACCTGCTGAGCAATTGTTTCCGTACCGTTGTAAACCCATACCAGAATTCCGGCAAGAAGGAAACCCTGGAAGATGATCCACACCCATCTTTTACGTGAAAAAAGAAGCAAAGTGAAAAAAAGAAGACATAAAACCGCCCATCCGTAGTCAGACAGCCGGAGAAAGTGGATGCTCAACATCAAGGAAACTATTGCAGATGGTAACAGGCAAAGAGGAAGTTTAATAGCTCTCATCGTTTTTTACAGCACTGATATCTATTTGATACAATCTAAATATCATATTATATTCATACTAAACTAAATATCACTGTTTTCCTGAACTTGTTCCTTAATAATACATTCTGTTATCGTGATAAAGTATTTTCATCTGATAAGCAATGCAGGCATCAACCCGAAATTTCTGCTGGACAATAAGTTCAACCCAGGGCTAAGGGGAAAATGAAACTAATTACACGTAAAACCGATTATGCAGTTTCATCTCTGTGTTACATCGCTTCGAAAAAATATCCCGTTTCAGTGACAGAACTCTGCGGGGAACTTGACATGCCTTACGCCTTCCTCAGGGGCATTCTCCAGCAGCTTCAGCTTGGCGGTATTCTGGTTTCATTGAAAGGCAAAAACGGTGGTTTTCAGCTTACCCGCAGACCGGAAGATATTTCCTTGTACGACATAATGTCTATTTTCGGAGATGGTCTCGAAAACAACGAGTGTGTTTTTAAGAAACTCCCCTGTAAAAAACAGAAGGTATGCCCTTTAAGGAAGAACCTTGACAGGATTAAAAGAACGATTAAAAAAGAATTTGAGACAGTCAACCTTAAATCATTGATGGTGATCAGCAAAGAGTAGCAGAGTACAGGTTCTCAGTTTTCAGGCAACTGTCCTGAAAGTAGTATCAATAATCAATCTTCGAAATTTCCAAGCACATCTTTCAATCTATCGATCTTTTCCCTTAAGTATTCGTAAAGTTCCTCACTCAGTTCCTCTTTGCCGATAATATTCTTGTAAACGGCTCTTATCACTATAAAATCATCGTCAAAATCATGGGCTTTCCAGATATTGCGACTGATGATTTCATGTGATTCCCTGATAATTTCAGGCAGGTTATTATGGTCAAGAGCGCCGTTTTCCCATTCCAGGAATTTATTCTTCAGCTTGATAATTTCCTTCTGGTTTTCTCTTTCCCGAGCTATCTTTGCCAGTTCTCTCAGTTCTCTGAGGAGCCGTTTTTTTTTCTCAATTTCCATAGGATACCCGTCATCGACCAGTTTCTGCATTCCACTTGCCCAAAAACCCGCAGATTACATTTTAAAATGGTACCTGTGGTTTGGCAACTCTTTCTGTTCACATATGATGAGGGTACGAGGGTACGAGAGTGCGAGGGTACGAGGGCGGCATTAATGCCGCCTCTCATGACCATAACCTTATTAAAAGGTCGAGCCAGACAGTTACCAATGTTAAAAGAGTGGTAAAATATTCCCTCTGCATATCATACTTCACCTGCCAACAATATGATGATCAGAAACAATCCGATTGCAACCACAAAAGATGCCACTGCCGATGTAAGGAACATATTGGGTCTATACAATCCTTTGTCAAGTTCTTTTTCAACAATAACATATCTGATAAACACAAACGCTGAGATCATCACTCCAAATGCCATCAGTACAAACCCCGCAAAACGAGTGAGACTCCGGGACAAGGATTGTTCCAGTGAACTTATAAATGCAGACCTCTCAACAGCAAAGCCGAAAGCTATTACCCCTATGGAGGTTCTTATCCAGGCAAGGAAAGTACGCTCGTTTGCCATGTGTGCACGGCGGCTTGCCGGCTTCAATTTACCATTCTTTTCTTCTGCCATCATGCACTTCCAATTCCATGTAAAACAGTATCATGAAAAGAGATCAGCACAATTACCCTTTATGTTCTGAAAAAACCTGTGCCTTCACGTTTGAATTTAACCTTCGATGCCAGTCCATAACACCTTCCGCCAGACGGCCATTCATCAGTTCATTACGCATGTAACGCATCGACGGCTCAGTCTTCCTGAAAAACAGCTTCAACCCCTCACAAAGATAGTTATGACCAAACTTCTCATGAGGAGAAACCACAAAGCGGTTCCTCGGACACTCGCCATGACAAAGAAAAAGATACTCACACTTCCGGCAATCAGATGTCAATTGTTCATGTTTAGATCGCCCGAACCGCTTCTGCCTGCCGGAGTGCAGAAGTTCCGGAAAACTCTTCTGCTTTATGTTTCCCAGCCTGTACTCAGGAAAAACATAATGATCACACGAATAAAGACTGCCATCACTCTCCAGTACTACCGCCTTACCACACTCCTTTGCCATCACACACAATGAAGCATCTACGCCACACCAGTTGCCAAGGACAGCATCAAAGAAAGGAACAAAGTACCTGCCTACATCACTGGTAACCCACTCCTCAAAAATTCTCACCAGAAAACGCCCGTAATCCAATGGCTTTGCCGACCAGGGCGCAACCGGTTTACCGGTACGCGCTCCGGGTGGAATTGTCCGTGATTGTGCCCCTTCAGAATGGCAGGTAATACACTCCACTACCGGTATAAACTGCATGAAATGAACATCGCTCTCCTTTAAAAAGCGATAAATCTCCAATGGATACTGTGAACTGTAATCATTTACAGTAGATATGGTATTGAACTCAACATCATGCTTCTGAAAAAGACTCATCGCCCTCATTACCCGGGAGTAAGTACCTTTTCCACTTCTGTCCTTTCGATACCGGTCGTGAACATGCTCCAGCCCGTC is a genomic window of Fibrobacter sp. containing:
- a CDS encoding DUF202 domain-containing protein, with translation MMAEEKNGKLKPASRRAHMANERTFLAWIRTSIGVIAFGFAVERSAFISSLEQSLSRSLTRFAGFVLMAFGVMISAFVFIRYVIVEKELDKGLYRPNMFLTSAVASFVVAIGLFLIIILLAGEV
- a CDS encoding 4Fe-4S binding protein, whose translation is MRAIKLPLCLLPSAIVSLMLSIHFLRLSDYGWAVLCLLFFTLLLFSRKRWVWIIFQGFLLAGILVWVYNGTETIAQQVSMGEPWGRTAVMMSMVCVLSVLAWLFLRVREVRAHYDGSAENTVTSTVAFFLTFLICSFPQALMHDPVPLMAERFIKGGGWIEIFFLSLYSAWLVEKIIISDKPGKIRGRIWTAFSVVFFLQAALGISGFEKFLMTGSLHLPVPALIVAGPLYRGEGFFMSLLLLSTLILVGPVWCSWICYIGNWDFLASRSRRKPAELPGYYNHIRISLFAALVIVTLFLRFSGFSTSFAVICGAAFGLCGVAVMIRISRKKGIMVHCTTYCPTGLINNLVGKINPFRIRIGNGCIDCFSCMRACRYGALTKISIRKRRPGLTCTLCGDCAAACKDSRIGYHFPGISSVAARKAFLTLVVVLHAVFLGMARI
- a CDS encoding Rrf2 family transcriptional regulator, which translates into the protein MKLITRKTDYAVSSLCYIASKKYPVSVTELCGELDMPYAFLRGILQQLQLGGILVSLKGKNGGFQLTRRPEDISLYDIMSIFGDGLENNECVFKKLPCKKQKVCPLRKNLDRIKRTIKKEFETVNLKSLMVISKE
- a CDS encoding anaerobic sulfatase maturase — encoded protein: MNVNSENNNLSSETGACQVMIKPVGPACNLSCRYCYYTQKCGADGSGSKEMMSENLLELFFRQLFLSYSGECVSITWHGGEPLLRGIDFYKKAMELQRRYGDRRLVENSIQTNGVLVDENWCRFFHENRFLVGLSIDGLEHVHDRYRKDRSGKGTYSRVMRAMSLFQKHDVEFNTISTVNDYSSQYPLEIYRFLKESDVHFMQFIPVVECITCHSEGAQSRTIPPGARTGKPVAPWSAKPLDYGRFLVRIFEEWVTSDVGRYFVPFFDAVLGNWCGVDASLCVMAKECGKAVVLESDGSLYSCDHYVFPEYRLGNIKQKSFPELLHSGRQKRFGRSKHEQLTSDCRKCEYLFLCHGECPRNRFVVSPHEKFGHNYLCEGLKLFFRKTEPSMRYMRNELMNGRLAEGVMDWHRRLNSNVKAQVFSEHKG